The region gacctcctctgtcaaatggggattaactgcgagcctcccgtaggaccacctgatgaccctggatcccctccagcgcttagaacggtgctctgcacctagtaagcgcttaacaaataccaacattattattactccactaccagatgaccctggatcccccccagcgcttagaacagtgctctgcacatagtaagcgcttaacaaattattattacttcactcctctgggcctcagtgacctcctctgtcaaatggggattaactgcgagcctcccttgggaccacctgatgaccctggatctccctcagcgcttagtacagtgctctgcacacagacctgGCTTAACAATCACCTACATGATTAGTAAAAAGCCCTTCCTCGGCGGACGGGACTGCGCATGCGCCGACGCCCCCGCCCCTCGCTGGCGGCAGGGATCCCTCGCGCATGCgccttcttcccccccccgccggcgGCAGGGATCTCTCGCGCATGCGCCCCCCCGGGAGGGGGGAACTGAGCGCCGGTCGGCTTGCTCCCcctggcggcggtggcggcgccTGCAGGCCATCCGGCGGTTCGAGGAGTGCTGCGAGGCCCAGCAGCAGTGGAAACAATTCCATCACATGTGCTACTGGGAGCTGATGTGGTGCTTCACCTACCTGCGCCAGTGGAAGATGGCCTACTTCTACGCCGACCTGCTGAGCAAGGAGAACTCCTGGTCCAAggtgccggggcccgggggccgggaggtccagtggaaagagctccaggCGCCCCCGCagccggagggacctgggttccgacttACCCGCCGGGgcactttgggcaactcactgtccttctctgtgcctcagttcccttgtcagcaaaataagaataatgttagtatttgttaagcgcttactatgtgcggagcaccgttctaagcgctgggggagatgcagggtcatcaggttgtcccacttggggctcacagttttaatagggattcgatacccctTCTCCCACCTACGTAGGCTACGAGcccattaacttgtataataataatcataatgatgatggcatttgttaagcgcttactcccacccccacagcacatatgtatatacccgcaatttatttatctatttatattaatgtctgtctccctctctagacagtgactcactgtgggcaaggatgtgtctgttgttatataataataataatgatggtatctgttaagcgcttactatgtgcaaagcactgttctaagcgctggggaaggtgatcaggttgccccaagtggggctcacggtcttaatccccatttgacagttgcgggaactgaggcacagagaattgagttgcccaaagtcacacagctgacatgaggcagagctgggatttgaacccatgacctctgactccccagcccctgctctttccactgagccacgctgcttctctatcttggatctatcccagtgctcaggacagcgcttACCACAATTCTAAATTATTATGGCGTTACGGGCCACCAAGTCAAATGGCCCAGCTTTGGCCAGGGTGGCCCCAGTGGACCCTGACTCTTTTCAACTGTCACCTGGCCAGTCCAAGAgttcggttcagtgctctgcacatagtaagcgctcaaatactattgaatgaatgagggatggGTTCTGGGGCCCCTTAACCAcacaaggcggggagggggatcccATTTAGGGCCAGCCATCCCCCCGCCTTTGGTCCCGACTGGGCACAGGACCCCTGGGAACCTGCCggaggcaaggggtgggggagaggagacactttgcccacagtccctcTCGCCGCTGTGTCAGCCCAGCCGTTCATCCTACCTCCGTGGTTTCCACCAGCGAGCGCGGGGCCGGGGTCCAGGTCGACCAGAGCGACAATCCCTCAGGCTGAGGTCACCCGGCCTGGGGCCCTCTGGCAGCTGCGATCTTTCACTGGACCCCCTGAGACGGGTCCCTCGGGGCCAGGGCTCCCACCGATCCGATCAGCTGCCTCCTGCGTGAGGTGGAGGGTCGAGGCCCAGCTGGTGGTTGGGCACGATCCCCCAGGCAGGCCCGATCCGCCCTCCAGCCCCAGGCCCCGTCCGGCCGGCGGTCGGTCCAGCCCCCGGATCCCCAGGATCGAGGTGGGGTGGTCGCAGCGGCTGGCTGCTATGCTGCAGATGCCCCCCTCGGGGACGGCACAGGCACCGCCAGCGGGAGTGGACAGTCCTAAGATGGGTGGGACGGCGAGACCCCCGGACCCGTGGGGAAGGGCCCCGGGACCAGCAGCGGGGGCCAATATGCTGGACGTGGCCTGTTTTCCGAGGTCCGTTGGCAGCAGGGAGATTCCTGCGGGGGCTGGGTGACCAGCAGGCAGCGGCCGGGGAGGCctctgatgcattcattcattcattcattcattcattcggtagtatttattgagcgcttactatgtgcagagcactgtactaagcgcttggaatggacaaatcggtagcagatacagtccctgccctttaatggacttacggtctaatcgggggagacggacagacgagaacgatggcaataaatagaatcgaggggaagaacatctcattaaaacaatagcaaataaatagaatcagggcgatgtacatctcattaacgaaataaatggggtaatgaagttatatacggtcgagcggaccagtacagtgctgagtggatgagacgggagagggggaggagcagagggaaaggggggagaagagggtttagctgcggagaggtgaaggagggggtagagggagcagagggaaaaggggagctcagtctgggaaggcctcttggaggaggtgagctttaagtagggttttgaagaggggaaaacctCTTCAAAACCGTCAACGATGCCACTGACGTCATTATCcgactcccctcccgccccgctttCTAGGCCACCTACCTGTACATGAAAGCAGCCTACCTCAGCATGTTCGCCGACGGCGACCACAAGCCCTTTGGCGACAATGAAGTGGAACTCTTCCGGTGAGTTGAAATGCACCAGGGCCCCAGGCTTGGAGTGGGCAGTATGCGGGCCTGGGGGACAGACTGCAAGAGATCAAATaagccatccccctgcctcgaGGCAAGGCCCCAGCTAGACCCTCCAAGCAGCCGAGACTCCCCCCCAGTCCATCGAGATCTtcatccaagcagcgtggcttagtggaaagaccacgggctcgggagtcagagctcgcgggttctaatcccggctccgccgcttgtcagctgggtgactttgggcaagtcacttcacttctctgggcctcagttccctcatccggaaaacggggatgaagactgggagccccacgtgggacgacccgattaccacgtatctaccccagagcacttagaagagtgcctgacgcgtagtaagcgcttaacgaatatcatcatcaatagctTCGGCCCAGAGGGCCCTAGCAGTCAGAATACTCCTCAGCAGAGTGGAACACATCCCTCATCCCTGTCCTGATGAtggggtggcaggagggaaggcaccCATTTTCGCtgggagaatctgggttctagtaccgcctctcacccttgcttgctgtgtgacctggagcgagtcgcttcacttccccatgcgtcttttacctcatctgtaaaatggggattaaatcctcctccctccaatttaggctgtgagccccgtgtgggatggcgATCGggctcaatctgattatcttgtatctaccccagcgcttagagcagcatcTGACGCAGAACAAGCGCTTGAGAAggagcctggcgtagtggatagagcccgggtctgggagagagaagatcatgggttctaattccggctctgccacttgtctgctgtgtgaccttgggcgactcacttcacttctctgggcctcaattaccttatctgtgaattggggatggagaccgtgagccccacgtgggacggggactgtgcccaaccccatttgcttgtatccgcccagtgcttagtacagtgcccgacacctagtaagggcttaacaaatattcttaataccataaaaaaaaaccctgaagctCAAGGCTGCTCAGCAAGGCGGTGGCAGAACTGTGGGTAAGGTCCAGGGTCTTGACGACTGGAGGGCAGATCTCCCGGAAGGCCGGTGGGCGGGATCAAGCAGGGGAGACCCCGTGGCAGGTCTGGGTCCTCAGGGAGCGGCTCCGAGGGGGTGGCTCGTTCAGCGGGCCCAGGGAGCCAGCGTGGCACCAGGATACGTTAACCCCAGCGGCTTCCGTCTCCGTTCCTCTCCAGATCCGTGCCCGCTCTGAAACTGAAAATCGCCGGGAAGTCGCTCCCCACGGAGAAGTTCGCCATTCGGAAGTCTCGTCGCTACCTCCCTTCAGATCCAATCCCGCTGCCCGTTCCTGCTCTGGTGGGTGGGGTGACCCCCCGGTCCCGCTCGGGCCCCGGGACCCCAGGCCACCCTCACCGCCCCTGCCCGGCGTGGCTGGGTCGGCGCGGACCGCGAGCCCCCGTGTGGGGCTGGGTCCCGCCTGATCACttggtgtctgccccagcactcagcatggtgcttggcacgtggtactAACCACTACCAGTACAGGCTGGGTGAGGACCCCCCCCAAATAGACAGGCAgaacggggcccggccggggaccGGGGATGTGGGTCAGAGGGGCCGGAGGTGAGGCAGGGAACCCCGACGTTTCCCACGGGCCCCGGGTtagctgggaggtggagggggcgtcGGCGGTTTCTGGAACACTGACGACGGCGCCAGGCTCCGTGGGTACTAACGGCAAGAGCGCAACCGGAGCAACTTTTCCACGTCTCCCCCTCGGGGGGAGGAGCTGGCCAACCCGTCTTCTAGGCCGGGCCCTGACCCAGAGCAGACCCGATGGGGCCACGGGGCACGGGGAGCCCGAGGCCGGCTTGGCAGCCAGAAGGGGCGGCCTGGGCCCCGACCCCTGAGCGGCCTGCCTTTCCCCTGGGGGCTCTAGGAGATGATGTACATCTGGAACGGCTACGCCGTGATCGGGAAGCAGCGGGCCCTGACCGAGGGGATGCTGGAGATCCTGAACCAGGCCGCAGAGGCTCTGGAGAGAGCCCCAGGTgccgctgggggaggggaggggcggggcgggccggccgcTGCTCTCTCCGGGTCGGGGACTCAgcgccccttccccatccccccgagAGGGGCACCGGCTCACCCCCGCGGGGCCCGGCCTCTCGCCCCCCCGGGGGAATCCGGCGCTCGAGGGGAGGCCATTGGGACTCCCTCCGGATGCCGGGGTGCGGATGCTCTTCCGGGCAGGTCCGAACGTgaccggggggacgggggcgcccGGTCTGTTCCAGTGTCTGACTTCTCGACTGACGACCAGTGCGTGGTGAAGCTGCTGAAGGGGTTGTGCCTCAAGTATCTGGGCAACGTGGCGGGAGCGGAAGAGTGTTTCGTGGCCGTCCGCGCAGCGTAAGCGGCGCCTGCCCCGCGGCCCGGGGGAGACGGGCTACGGGGCCTAGCCCTGTCGTTCAGGAGCACTTCTCTCTGTTGGTAACAAGAACCACCGTGGCatcggttcagcgcttactatgtgcccggcactgtaccgagccctgagGGAGATACGACAGAAGCAATACGCccgagaccctgtcccacccccggccccggtttaggagggagggagagccgggggtCGCGTCACCTCAGAACCGGGGTGGAAAGATGCCCCAATCCAAAGACGTCCATATTCGGCCTGCCGTGCCGACCCGGCGCCGCCACCAGCTCGtcggcgggccccggcccggtTACGTCGGTCTTCCCCCGGCCGGGTCGGGGGGGCACCGAGCTGGGACTCCCTGCTCCCCCCTAGGAGCAGCTGAGGCCGGGTCTGGCACACGGGTCTGCGTCCAGCCCGTCGGGCCCTAGCCCGGACCTGGCAGAGGCCAGAAGAATGGGCTGTCGGCTCTGGGGAGGCACTCCCTGCCGGCAGGCAACGTGTCTCATattgttgtattagactctcccgagcacttagtacagttctctgcactcagtaagcacgcagtaaatacgatcgactgactgacggacaaTGGGTCTGGCTGACCGTGGACACCGGCCCGCTAGAACGGGCACGTGAGGGAGGGCCTGAGCCTGGCCTAGCAGAGACGCTGTACCTTGCCCTGTGCCCTGTGCCCGGACGTGGGTGGAGGCGACCCGCTGCCTGCAGGGAATGGGAGAGCCCCGGCCAGCCTctgaccttctctcccttctcccccagggaGAAGAAGATTAAGTACGACCACTACTTGGTCCCAAACGCTCTCCTGGAACTTGCCCTCTTATTCCTGGACCAAGGCCGCCACGAAGACGCCATAAAGCTCTTGGTGTCGGCAAAGTGAGGCCCGCCCCGGGACCGGCCCGCAACTAGCCCCTGTGGGAGCGTTCGGTTTTGGCTCGAGGGCGGTAGGGCCCTGCCCCCCCGGGGAGATCAGTTGGTTAAATAATGGTAGccatattcgttaagcgcttactatgtgccaggcactgttctgagcgttggggtagatctcggctcggtggaaagagcgtgggcttgggagtcagaggtcagatctcggctctgccgcttgtcagctgtgtgactttgggcaagtcacttcacttctctgtgcctcagtgacccgatctggaaaatggggattaagactgtgagccccacgtgggacaacctgatcaccttgtatcctccccagtgcttagaacagtgctttgcacgtagtaagcacttaacaaaagccatcattattatcatcaccaccagGTAATCCggctggatagagtccctgtcccacgtggggctcactgtcttaatcccctttttccagaggaggtgactgaggcacacagaagtgaagtgactcgcccgaggtcacacagcagacgcgtggcagagccggggttagaacccgcatcctctgacctccaggcccgtgcttttttccactaggccatggggagCCTCCCCCTGCGTTGCCCACACTTGCATAAACTCCTCCTGGAACTGGGTGGGCtggtggtgggcggggaggggccggatcCACagatccctgccccacccccagctctgcccctcccagTCCCCCCCCCGTTGCTCTACCCCGTTTCAGACAGAACTACAAGAACTACTCCATGGAGTCCCGGACGCACTTCCGGATCCAGGCGGCCCTTCTTCAAGCCCAACcggccgccccctcggcccctgccTCGCCGGACCCGTCCGCCTGGTCCAAGCCCACGCCTCAGCACTGACCGGTCTACCTGGcccagaccccgggcccgggccaggtTTCCGCCCCCCAAGGATGGCGGGGGGCGCCGTGGCCAAGCAGACCCCCTGCAGCCACCGCCAAGAGCGTTGAAACGGCCAGTTTCCGTCGGCGGGGCCGCGGTTTTTAAGACTCCTTTAGAGAGCTAGTGTACAAATGTGcgtttctgtcccacctggggtaaatacagatttACATTCCAAGCCACTTCCAGTTTCCAAAGCTGTTTTCCTCCCGGGGAGGGTctactccccggcccccgcccgaccCGAAGCCGGCCGGCGATTTCCGAGCCGCCTGTCGAGAGCAGCCGGTCTCCCGGAAAGGCTAGGAGGGGAAAGGACCGCTCCTCTCTGGACGGAGCGGCaacccggggcgggcggggactgAGCGACCCCCTCCGCCGGGTACCCCCCTGCCAGgcctccccggcccacccccgcACCCAGCGGAAGCAGAAGGGGACTCTGAAAAGCTCCTCTCTGATATTCAGACGTGCCTTCTCGAGTGAAGACGACGGGGACCCAGACGTTGCTTTTCACTGCTTGGCtgtccagggtggggaggggtcagttCTCAACCGCCCGGCCCTGCTCCTCCCAAGACGCTCACGCTAAATCCTGCCTCCACGGCGCTGCCCCCCGAGAGGGCCTAGGCAGAGGCGGTCAGGCCAGGGGCACGACGCTCCGACCTCGGCTCCGCGCCCGCTGGGAGAATTCGGGAGATGAAGCGTCGAAGGCCGGGGGGCCGCCCAAGCTCTCCGCTCTGACCCAGCCGGGAGGAAAAAGCAGAGCCCTCGGGAACAACTGGGCGGGGcccattagtagtaataataataagcgtggtatttgtttggcgcttactatgtgccaagcgctgttcaaagtgctggggtggagacaaccaaatcgggttggacagagtccctgtccctcatggggctcgcggtcttaatccccattttacaggcgagggaaccgaggcccagaaaagtgaagcgacttgccagaggtcacacagaagacaagtggcggagccgggactagaacccaggtcctcctgactcctgggcccgggttccatccactaggccacgctaccccTTACTGTTCAGGCATCAGGGCGGGTGGGCACGGCGAGAGGCGGTCAAGTGGCCGCTCTCTCCCGGAGCCGGGTGCAGGTGAGACCAGCGGCGATGGGAACTTACCCTCGTGCCCAGAGGCGGGACGACCCGCCAGGGAGCCTGCCGAGAACCCGTCTTCTTGTGTCCTGGGACACAAGGCCTAAAACCCCATTTCCAACAGGGGCTCGGTGTAGACAGCGGGGCGGAGACGAGGCGGGGCTCAGGCCTGGGCAGAGGTCTTGGGCCAGCTGATGAAGGGAGC is a window of Ornithorhynchus anatinus isolate Pmale09 chromosome 18, mOrnAna1.pri.v4, whole genome shotgun sequence DNA encoding:
- the TTC39A gene encoding tetratricopeptide repeat protein 39A isoform X6; this translates as MAALDLFLTNKFSAALACLEPRIKQSMYHSLTYATILEMQAMMTFDPRDIQNASNMMKETQSLCQKYRKKASVADSFNSLVHRQSPEQFTEEEIHAEVCYAECLLQRAALTFLQDENMVSFIKGGIKVRSSYQTYKELDTLVRSSGYARGENHHHFEGGVKLGVGAFNLTLSLLPTRILRLLEFVGFSGNKDYGLLQLEEGAAVHSFRAVLCTMLLLCYHTFLSFVLGTGNGNVEEAEKLLRPYLARYPKGAVFLFFAGRIEALKGSIDTAIRRFEECCEAQQQWKQFHHMCYWELMWCFTYLRQWKMAYFYADLLSKENSWSKATYLYMKAAYLSMFADGDHKPFGDNEVELFRSVPALKLKIAGKSLPTEKFAIRKSRRYLPSDPIPLPVPALEMMYIWNGYAVIGKQRALTEGMLEILNQAAEALERAPVSDFSTDDQCVVKLLKGLCLKYLGNVAGAEECFVAVRAAEKKIKYDHYLVPNALLELALLFLDQGRHEDAIKLLVSAKQNYKNYSMESRTHFRIQAALLQAQPAAPSAPASPDPSAWSKPTPQH
- the TTC39A gene encoding tetratricopeptide repeat protein 39A isoform X1 translates to MAALDLFLTNKFSAALACLEPRIKQSMYHSLTYATILEMQAMMTFDPRDIQNASNMMKETQSLCQKYRKKASVADSFNSLVHRQSPEQFTEEEIHAEVCYAECLLQRAALTFLQQDENMVSFIKGGIKVRSSYQTYKELDTLVRSSGYARGENHHHFEGGVKLGVGAFNLTLSLLPTRILRLLEFVGFSGNKDYGLLQLEEGAAVHSFRAVLCTMLLLCYHTFLSFVLGTGNGNVEEAEKLLRPYLARYPKGAVFLFFAGRIEALKGSIDTAIRRFEECCEAQQQWKQFHHMCYWELMWCFTYLRQWKMAYFYADLLSKENSWSKATYLYMKAAYLSMFADGDHKPFGDNEVELFRSVPALKLKIAGKSLPTEKFAIRKSRRYLPSDPIPLPVPALEMMYIWNGYAVIGKQRALTEGMLEILNQAAEALERAPVSDFSTDDQCVVKLLKGLCLKYLGNVAGAEECFVAVRAAEKKIKYDHYLVPNALLELALLFLDQGRHEDAIKLLVSANSAPPSPPPVALPRFRQNYKNYSMESRTHFRIQAALLQAQPAAPSAPASPDPSAWSKPTPQH
- the TTC39A gene encoding tetratricopeptide repeat protein 39A isoform X3, whose translation is MAALDLFLTNKFSAALACLEPRIKQSMYHSLTYATILEMQAMMTFDPRDIQNASNMMKETQSLCQKYRKKASVADSFNSLVHRQSPEQFTEEEIHAEVCYAECLLQRAALTFLQQDENMVSFIKGGIKVRSSYQTYKELDTLVRSSGYARGENHHHFEGGVKLGVGAFNLTLSLLPTRILRLLEFVGFSGNKDYGLLQLEEGAAVHSFRAVLCTMLLLCYHTFLSFVLGTGNGNVEEAEKLLRPYLARYPKGAVFLFFAGRIEALKGSIDTAIRRFEECCEAQQQWKQFHHMCYWELMWCFTYLRQWKMAYFYADLLSKENSWSKATYLYMKAAYLSMFADGDHKPFGDNEVELFRSVPALKLKIAGKSLPTEKFAIRKSRRYLPSDPIPLPVPALEMMYIWNGYAVIGKQRALTEGMLEILNQAAEALERAPVSDFSTDDQCVVKLLKGLCLKYLGNVAGAEECFVAVRAAEKKIKYDHYLVPNALLELALLFLDQGRHEDAIKLLVSANPPPVALPRFRQNYKNYSMESRTHFRIQAALLQAQPAAPSAPASPDPSAWSKPTPQH
- the TTC39A gene encoding tetratricopeptide repeat protein 39A isoform X4, which produces MAALDLFLTNKFSAALACLEPRIKQSMYHSLTYATILEMQAMMTFDPRDIQNASNMMKETQSLCQKYRKKASVADSFNSLVHRQSPEQFTEEEIHAEVCYAECLLQRAALTFLQQDENMVSFIKGGIKVRSSYQTYKELDTLVRSSGYARGENHHHFEGGVKLGVGAFNLTLSLLPTRILRLLEFVGFSGNKDYGLLQLEEGAAVHSFRAVLCTMLLLCYHTFLSFVLGTGNGNVEEAEKLLRPYLARYPKGAVFLFFAGRIEALKGSIDTAIRRFEECCEAQQQWKQFHHMCYWELMWCFTYLRQWKMAYFYADLLSKENSWSKATYLYMKAAYLSMFADGDHKPFGDNEVELFRSVPALKLKIAGKSLPTEKFAIRKSRRYLPSDPIPLPVPALEMMYIWNGYAVIGKQRALTEGMLEILNQAAEALERAPVSDFSTDDQCVVKLLKGLCLKYLGNVAGAEECFVAVRAAEKKIKYDHYLVPNALLELALLFLDQGRHEDAIKLLVSAKQNYKNYSMESRTHFRIQAALLQAQPAAPSAPASPDPSAWSKPTPQH
- the TTC39A gene encoding tetratricopeptide repeat protein 39A isoform X2, which produces MAALDLFLTNKFSAALACLEPRIKQSMYHSLTYATILEMQAMMTFDPRDIQNASNMMKETQSLCQKYRKKASVADSFNSLVHRQSPEQFTEEEIHAEVCYAECLLQRAALTFLQDENMVSFIKGGIKVRSSYQTYKELDTLVRSSGYARGENHHHFEGGVKLGVGAFNLTLSLLPTRILRLLEFVGFSGNKDYGLLQLEEGAAVHSFRAVLCTMLLLCYHTFLSFVLGTGNGNVEEAEKLLRPYLARYPKGAVFLFFAGRIEALKGSIDTAIRRFEECCEAQQQWKQFHHMCYWELMWCFTYLRQWKMAYFYADLLSKENSWSKATYLYMKAAYLSMFADGDHKPFGDNEVELFRSVPALKLKIAGKSLPTEKFAIRKSRRYLPSDPIPLPVPALEMMYIWNGYAVIGKQRALTEGMLEILNQAAEALERAPVSDFSTDDQCVVKLLKGLCLKYLGNVAGAEECFVAVRAAEKKIKYDHYLVPNALLELALLFLDQGRHEDAIKLLVSANSAPPSPPPVALPRFRQNYKNYSMESRTHFRIQAALLQAQPAAPSAPASPDPSAWSKPTPQH